TCGTATCCGCCTGAAGGCGTTCGATCACCGTCTGATCGACCAGTCTACTGCGGAGATCGTAGAAACTGCCAAGCGCACCGGCGCCCAGGTTCGCGGTCCCATCCCGCTGCCGACTCGCAAAGAGCGCTACACCGTACTGGTATCTCCACACGTGAATAAAGATGCACGTGACCAGTACGAAATTCGTACTCACAAGCGTC
The Oceanimonas pelagia genome window above contains:
- the rpsJ gene encoding 30S ribosomal protein S10 — its product is MQNQRIRIRLKAFDHRLIDQSTAEIVETAKRTGAQVRGPIPLPTRKERYTVLVSPHVNKDARDQYEIRTHKRLVDIVEPTDKTVDALMRLDLAAGVDVQISLG